The genomic DNA CGCATAAGGGTCTAAGTTGTGCAGCTTGGCACAGACATTCCACCTTTATCTTTAGACAACTGAAGTGTAGAAAATAGTATTCTGGCccctttaccccccccccccccccccccaccacacacacacacacacacacacacacacacttatgaatCTGGataccattttgttccacagtgcAAATGGTTGGGCTGGGACTTCGACTGGAAGAGATTGAAATAAATACAACAGTCTTGGTACTATGTTCATTTTTACCGCTTGTTTTACTAGCAAAATCAAAGGGGTAGGTGGACCATCCTATTTATCCGGGAGAAGCCTAAGTGTCTCAGTCAACCAGATCCTGTCTGACCCAACTGATCTACGGTGTGGAGTACCCCAGGGCTCAGTTTTGGGCCCGATTTTGTTCTTGTTGTACATCCTTCCTTTAGGAAACCTAATCCAGGAGTTTGCCGATGATGTTTCCTATCATCTCTTTGCTGATGATCTTCAGCTGTATTGTTCTTTCAAGCCTTCTGAcgttaaaaaattgcattctttattatcatgttttgagcgaatcaaacagtggctcggtgcaaatgccttacggctgaactcagacaaaactgaagtactGGTGATTGCCCCCGATAATGCTGTTCCAGGGATTCACCAGCAGTTAGGTGATCTGAGCTTGTCTGTAAAACCTACCCTTAGAAACCTTGGAGTTTTCTTTGACAAGGGAATGTCTCTTGAACATCACTCAAAGCAGTtaactagaaactgtttttaccacttgagacaaatttctaaactcagaacaatggtgtctaaagctgatcttgagttgattattcacgcgtttacatcatcccgtttagactactgtaatagtttattttcttgtctaaacaaaaaagagctgtcccgcttacaacaagtccagaattgtgcagctagaattctgacccgtgacaacagaagggcccacattacccccattttaaaagctcttcattggcttcctATCTTATTtcacataaattttaaaattcttgtgctgactttcagagcgctgcatggtctggctccattgtatgttcgagacatgctctgcccttacacgccttctcgcaggctgagatctatggatcaaaaccttttaatggtcccacgtactcagttcaggacacgaggagatcgctcattccaggccgtcgctcctaggctctggaatgagctacctctgtctttacgctcaatcgactcagttgatgtttttaagagcaatcttaaaacccatttgtttctccaggcattttaaacttagtctcattcagattggttttatttgacactatgtatattgtggctgtattttactgtatttatatgttgttgccttttaacttgtgaagcactttgtgacctttttgtctgtgagaggtgctatacaaataaagttacttacttacttacttacttaccatcTCTCCAGGTCCTTTCGTAAGTTATCGTTAACTAGATTTTAATTAGCTGCATATATTCAGGTTTTTTAGTTAAATTAATCCCCAGGGCTTTTATTACTTTTGTTTTCCAATTTATATTTAATCTGTTTCTAATTTCCTCTCCCGGAGTATAGTTGAAGTGGATAATTTGTGATctgggctgtgcagtggcgcagtgagagctgctgccttgcagcaagaaggtcctgtgttcgattcccagcctgggatctttctgcatggagttagcatgttctccctgtgcatgcgtgggttctctccgggttctccggcttcctcccacagtccaaaaacatgactgttaggttgattggtctgtctacattgtccttaggtgtgtgtgtgtgtgtgtgtgtgtgtgtgtgtgtgtgtgtgtgtgtgtgcacaattgtttgtcctgtgtgtatctgtgttgccctgcaatggactggctctctgtccagggtgtaccccgcctgattgcccgttgaccgctggagataggcgccaGGCCCCCGcgtccctgcgtggacaaagcgggtttggacaatggatggatgaatttgtGATCTTGCCATGTTAAGTTTATAACctgaataaagattaaacatttcTAATAAGTCCAAAAGTCTAGGAAGAGATGTGTCCAACTCACTGCGGCataacagggttagggttagcatcgTCCGCGAACAAGCTAATTTTGTGTTCATTTCCACCTATTGCAATTCCTTTCAACCCTTCCTCTTGTCGAATTGCCTGCGCCATCTGCTCGATATACAGCGCAGACTCTACGATACTCCTTTGTGTGACGGTCGCTCTCGGCGGTCCGGAGGAGAGGTAGCCAGAGTGGTTCGTTCCTGGACGTCGTGGCTACAGGAATCTCATAGAGTCAtagctccctttgaattcagatatcaccagccatgagatgcaaccagggCCTGCTAGTTAGCTGCTAGCtgtaatcctagagttttaccatCTATTTTCTCTGACGCTAGTGCAGGAGATagttgtagaagactattttgatgttcagcctgcatgaaaaactcagagtgacccattataatcagaaataatcattattgAATGGTTTttcagtaaagttgacctttaaggaaaactgaagCCTTTCAGAAGTTTTCCTTTTGAAATCTAAACACTTTATCTTGAAGGTTTCGTTGGAACAGTTGGACTTTCCATGTTTTCCATTAAGACACTTCTCCTCTCATCCAAAGAACTTCTGTAGTTGTGAAACTTGGTTGGAAGAAGGAGGCTTATATGCTGTGGTTTGAAGCAAACGGATGAAGCCGTAAAGGTCACATGAGTCCCTGGCCCCTCGCTCTAATCGCTGGTTCCGATCCCAACACATCCCTGCCAGTGCCCACTTGTACACAAGGTGGCTATTGTTGAAAAGAAGAGGTagcggtgctgttgacgaatttacaggaagcagcgtcctgaccgatcacaagcttgtggtcttCATTACTTTAAACGGATAGTTGTGCATGTGTTGGTCACCTCTGTGAGCTCATTACCCACGCAgacgtagaagtagaaatgagccTTTAGTTGTGCAAAATAGCTTAAACAAAATGTGCAATTTGCAGAATGACGATCACTAATGTTTATTTTGTGCTTTGTTTTGCAGGTCTGTAAGGCTGTCGGGCTGTCTCTGTGACTCTTCTGCTCGTACCATGGTGTCCAGAGCTTTTGCGTGGTGAACACAGGAGCTTCAGGCTCCAGCCAGGCCTTCTGAAGCTCCTCATCAGTGCTGCTGTTTGGGGTTCGTGTGCATCTTCTGCACTGAAACCACGTACTGGACACAGGTTTGCTTCAGTAAGACTTGTCAGATCactacaagaacttctatctaaaAATCAACTTTTGGTGAAGGTCTCAATCAACCAGAGAGCGGCAAACTGATGTTTGACTTCTCATGATAATCACTCACATCAGCTCAGGCTCTTGGCCAGAGTCCCTGTGCAGCTTCACTCTTTACCATGTTCCACCAACAGGATCATCTGAAAGGGCAACTTCATGAGAACCTTTCATCTAGCAGACAGCTTTTCCAATGCCAGGATTGTGGGAAACAATATAACACCCAGCTTGGCTATCGACGCCACCTGGTGACCTCCCACAGTGATGCGTTGAGCCTACCCAGCACAGAGGAGCCCCCCTTTCTGCTGGAGAGCCTGAGTGAACATAGCGATAGACCTCCCTCACTAGAGGGCAGCACCAGTGCGCctgtgagagagagaaagtaCTCGTGTGAACGATGCGACCGTCGCTTCTACACGCGTAAGGACGTACGACGCCATGCTGTGGTGCACACTGGGCGCCGGGACTTCCTCTGCCCACACTGTGCTCAGCGCTTTGGCCGCAGAGACCACTTGACTCGCCACTTAAAGAAGAGCCATGCTCAAGAGTCCGGGTTGTTGTCACCGTGTACCCCGACCACTCCGGTGGCCACTCTGACCTCTGCCACTCATCCAGTCAAAGAGGAGCCTGGCCAGGTGGCGTCTGACATGAGTTCCATCTCCAAGGAGCCCATGGAGGTCTTCGTCAGGGATGTGGGCCCCCCCTATACCATTCCCAATCCTGTTTCTGGGCTGGGTCACTCTCAAAGGCTCATGCAGGGATCCCTGCCTTCAAGCATGGGTGTGGGTCAGCACATGTCCTCTCAGTCTGCTCACCGCCAACACCACCCCCTACCTCCTCCAGCAGCTTCACAGCAGCAGTCCTACAGCAGCATGTCCCGGTACCAACATGGGTCTACCTCATATCCTCGCTCTGACATGGATAACTTTCTGCTGGACCTCCAGAGTGCCCCCCCGCCACAGCTGTGTGCTGTGAACTCGTCTACCTCTGCCTCCCCTCATAGGGAGGTTCTGGGTGAGGAGGTGAGTGTTGCTGGTGACCCCCACCTGCTGTCCAGGAGCCCTACTGTCACTACGGAACTGTCCACCAACATGGACCTCAGCCCCCTGCTGAGCTTTTTGCCTTTTAGCCTGCCACATTACAGCCCTCACATGGGGATGGGGGGGTTGGTGATGAGCTATCCACCCACTGCCTCCAGCACCTCTTCTCCATCATCTTCTACAGGGCTGTCCACGCAGGCTCCAGGGCCCTTCAGCCTGTTCCAGCCCCCTCAGGCTCATGTACAACAGGGCCCTGTAGTCCACAGCCAGCTACCTCAAGCCTATAGTTCAGCTATGAGCACCTCCAGCACCCTACCTCACTACTACCAGACCTTCCAGCAGTAAGCGGCTTGAGCCTTCAGGCACTTCCACCACGTGCACTTATGTGATATCCATGAATTAGAATGGAAGAAACAGTTTTTGTGAAGCAAAATGTGTAAACAACAGTTCACCTCATCAGTATTACCTCATTACCCCCTCCCTGTATGTCTGACGGCAGGTGGGCGGTCCACAGAGATCCTCTTCCTAGCGCTGCTAGCTACAAGAGCTAATGGCTGCTCCAGACTGAAAGTCATCATCGTCGTTTAGGTCCAGTAAGAACTTTCAGAAGAGGACTGAACGGATGATCTCAGCAGCACTTTGTAAAGGAAACACACCTCACACTTAAAATGGTCTGACTGTAGCCAACCATGCCTCCTGCAGGGAGGGTGGGGGTGAACGTGTAGCTGCACTTGAAAGAGCCTTCAGATAAACTGGGAGGAAACGCCACGGAGACacatttcctgtttcctgttaggTTTAAATGCACTTACGTAAGCCTCGTTCACACCGAGCGATGCGCTCCGGTTTCCATATGAGGGCTGCAAAGATCATcaagtccaatcagagcattcacaccagGCTCGGTGCGGAGGGCATGTGGAGCTCCAGAACGTTTACACAGGCAGCCTGCGCTCTCAGGACGCCGCATTTAAAGTtaaagacaggaagtgagacacgTTTCAGTCAGGCGTATCCAGTTCATTTCAAAATAAACCTTGTCACGTTGTTTTAGCTGGCTTTGTTGATGATAGTGTAGGAAAGCTCATTTGTACAGGTATTACGTCAGACTTCTGCTCGTTAGGGTAAGGAGACCGGACCGCCCCCAGTCGGTACGCGGTGTGAACGACGCTTTAGATGTTTGTGGCTGAGCAGGTGCGTCAACACGCCAGAGACCAGAGTGCTGGTTGGCTCACATGTTTTAGCGctactgaggtgtgtgtgtgtgtgtgtgtgtgtgtgtgtgtgtgtgtgtgtgaaaacttgAGACCCAGTGAGAAGCAGCAGAACTTCATCTCTTCTGGTTCTCGCCACTGTccgagcgccccagggcagctgtggctactatgTAGTTTattatcaccagcatgtgaatgggtgaatgactggtcgtgttgtaaagcgccttggggggatgTAGAACACTAGACCTGATGTCTAAAAGCCTAGCATCACACGCGTGTCCTGTGACTTCACATATGTACTTGTATGGATAACCGCCGTGAGTGCCTACCTCTGATGATGGCGGCAGTCGCAGCGTCACTGGTGGAGGGTCTGGGCGACATTGTGAAGGACCTAACTGTGAATAGCACAGCTGGAGACTTGGGCTAACTTTTCCAGAGACGTCCAAGTCTCTATTCCTGATAACGACCCACGTTTATTGACCAGAGCTGTTTAGGACTCGCGTTCGTTGTGCTTGATCAGGTAACCCCCAACCTACAACTGGACAGGTGGTGGACCCTGTGTTAAAGCTGAACCAGGTGTGGTGATGCTGTTAAACGTGCCTTCAGTGTAAGCAGCCTGCTCCGCCATGCCTCCTGTTACAGGACCGTTACATTTCCTTTGTCTGGTGTTACCAGCGGGTCCAAACCTTAGCCTGGTGCTTTCTAACGGTGTGGTGTTTCTCTTCTGAAGACATAGATTCACAGTGAAACTGGTAGGATTCTTTACTAC from Nothobranchius furzeri strain GRZ-AD chromosome 10, NfurGRZ-RIMD1, whole genome shotgun sequence includes the following:
- the LOC107390566 gene encoding zinc finger protein PLAG1 — its product is MFHQQDHLKGQLHENLSSSRQLFQCQDCGKQYNTQLGYRRHLVTSHSDALSLPSTEEPPFLLESLSEHSDRPPSLEGSTSAPVRERKYSCERCDRRFYTRKDVRRHAVVHTGRRDFLCPHCAQRFGRRDHLTRHLKKSHAQESGLLSPCTPTTPVATLTSATHPVKEEPGQVASDMSSISKEPMEVFVRDVGPPYTIPNPVSGLGHSQRLMQGSLPSSMGVGQHMSSQSAHRQHHPLPPPAASQQQSYSSMSRYQHGSTSYPRSDMDNFLLDLQSAPPPQLCAVNSSTSASPHREVLGEEVSVAGDPHLLSRSPTVTTELSTNMDLSPLLSFLPFSLPHYSPHMGMGGLVMSYPPTASSTSSPSSSTGLSTQAPGPFSLFQPPQAHVQQGPVVHSQLPQAYSSAMSTSSTLPHYYQTFQQ